The nucleotide sequence GCGCCCCGGTGAGAAGGCCGAAGTGACCCTCAAGGCGGGGCAGGAGCAGGCCGAGTACGCTGAGCCCATGATCAGGTATCACCAGCAGAACGCGCTGCACCCCGAAAAGGACACCGAGATCAGCGTGAACCTCACGCCGCTGCTGTTTTTCCTGGTGGGGTACGTGACGGTCAGGGCGCTGCTGGGCTCCCAGCGGCACGCCAGATAAGCCCGCGCTACCCTGGCCCCATGACCAAGCCGAACGAACCCCAGCAGTTTAGAAGCGCGGGCAGCGGCCGCTCCGTGGTGCCCGGCTGGATGAATCTGGTGCCCGGCCAGCCCGACGCGGTCGAGGTTCAGCTCGACCTTGATCCCGCTGACCAGGACCGCGAACAGGCCTGTCTGCTCGTGGAGTACTGGGCAACGCCCGAAGACATCACCCTGCAAAGCATCCTGCCGGTGCGGGCTTTTTCCGCCACGCCGGAAGGGTGGTGCCTCTTTCTTCCCGCGCAGGGCCGAATGCTGGTCCGCGCGCTCGACCCGGAGCCCAACCCGCCCATTCTGGCCAGCCACTGGATCAACGTGGACCCGCAAACACCCGTCGGCACCGTTGTCCATGTGCGCGTGAAGTACCCCGCCCCGCAACAAGGGGAGGACCAGCCCGCGCACTAGGCGGACGCCTACACACCCTCCAGGAGGCCTGCCAAACCACGCCGGGTGGCGGCAAGCGCTTCCGGAATCCGCCAGGCTCGGCGGTCGCGGGGACCAACCGGGTTGCTGACGCCGCGGAGTTCGAGGACCGGCACTCCCGCAAGCAGCGCCGCGTGTGCCACACCTGCTCCCTCCATCCCTTCGGTGAGCGCACCGGGATAACGCCGGGCGAGTTCGGCGGCGCGTTCCGCCGTGCCGGTCACCGTGCCCAGGGTGAGGGTGGGACCGCAGGCCGCCCCCAGAGCCGCGGCGAGTTGGGCCGCCCCGTCCCAAACAGCGAACGTCCCGGTGTGTGCCGCTCCGGGCAGCACCGACAAGCCCAGGGCCGCGAGGTCAAGGAAGTTTTCGCCGTCCCACGCCCCCAAGTCCGCCTGCACCATCACGCTGGAGACCGCGAGATCACCTGCCTGTAGGCCGCTGCCGGGGTACGCGCCGCCGATTCCGGCACTCACGGCCAGGTCAAAGGATTCACGGGCCAAGGCCTGCCACGTGGCCAGCGCCGCCGCGACCGGCCCAACACCGCTCACCACCACCCGAGCGGGGAGGTCCGCGAGCCCTGCGGCCTCCCCGGCGGTGGCGACGACAATCAGGACGTTCATGCCGCCCGGGTTAGTCCGCGACCTTGAGGCGAACCGGCACGTTGTCCCGAGTCGCTACGCTGTAGGGACAGACCTGGTGCGCGGCATGCATGAGCGCCTCGGCCTCCGCGCGAGACAGGCCGGGAAAGCGGCCCTCCAGTTCCACGTCGAGCGCAAAGGCGAGGCCGCTCTTTCGCAGGCCCACGCGGGCGGTCATGGTGCTGGCGGGGTCCAGCTCGATCTTCTGCCGGCGGGCAACCACCCCCAGCGCCCCCAGAAAACAGGCCGCGTATCCGGCCGCAAAGAGTTCCTCGGGGTTGGTGCCGGGCCCGCCCTCACCCCCCAGCTCAGCGGGCACACTCAGGGACAGTTCGAGGCGGCCGTCACTGGACTTGACTGCTCCGGCGCGGCCTCCGGTGGCGGTGACTTCGGCGGTGTAGAGGTTACTCATAGGGACATCATGCCGCCCGCGGCGCTGCCTGCCCAAGTGTTCAACCGGTCCCGCTCAAGCATCGGTCTTGGCCGGCACCGGGGGAGCGGGCTGCACCGCGCTCGCCCCGTTCCCCTTCGGCTTGCCGGTAGTCTGGAGGAGGCTGAGCAGGTTCACGCCCGTCGCGTTCTCCACCTGCTCGACCATGCCGATGATGTTGGCGGGAAGGGTCTGCACCGCGCTGCGCGTGGCCTGCCCGTTCCCGGAATCAATGACGGTGAGCTTGTCGATCTGCATCTCCTGCACGCTCTTGGCGAACGCCTCGACGATGCCGGGCAGCATATTCAGGACGTAGGCCCGCTCGCCTTCCGGCCCAGCCTGGCGGAAGGCTTCGACCATCAGGCGCACCGCCTCGGCCTTGGCCCGGCCCTCCTCGATGATGGGGGCCGCGGCGGCCTGCGCGGCCAGCAGCTCGGCCTCGCGTTTGGCGCGAGCAGGAGCCACCACGTCGGCTTCCAGCCGCTTCTGGTTGAGCAGCACGCGCTCCTGTTCGAGTTCCTGCTCGGCCACAACACGAGCACGCTCGGCAGCAACCTTCGCCTCGTTCTCACGAGCTGCCGCCAGGGCTTCCAGTTCGGCCTTGCGCACCCGCAGCTCGTTCTCGCGTTCCAAAATCGCCTGCTGCGCGGTGGTTTGGGCGATGGTGGCGCGCTGCCGGGCCTGAGCCTCGACCTCGGCGGCCTCAGCATTCTGCTGCGCCTCCACCATACGGGCCTCACGTTCAGCCTGAGCGCGGCGCTGACGCAAGGCCGCCTGGAGGGCCGCCTGTTCCTGTTCAAAGTTCTGGGTGGCACGCACCTTGGCCAGTTCGGACTCGACCGCGGCCTCGTTCTGGCGCGACAGCTGAATGGCATTGAGTTCGGTGCGGCGCACCTCCAGCTTGTTCTGCTCCTCCAAGATGGCCTGCTGACTGATCGCCTGCGCGACCTGGCTGCGCTGGAGGGCCTGGGCTTCGGCCTGTGCCGCCTCGGCGTTGCGCTCGGCCTCCGCGATGCGTGCCTCCTTGAGCACTTCGGCGGCCTTGCGGCGCCCGATGGCATTCAGGTAGCCTCCCACGTCGGACACGTTCTGAATCTTGAGGGTATCGAGCTTGATGCCGAGGTTATTCATGTCGTGCTCGGCCTCCTCGATCAGGGCTTCGGCGAAGCGCAACCGGTCCTCGTTGATCTCCTCGGGCGTCAGGGTCGCCACCACGCCGCGCAGGTTGCCCTCCAGCGTGTCGCGGACGATGTTGGTCACGCTCTCGCGCGGCACGTCCAGAAAACGCTCGATCGCATTGGAAAGCTGCGGCTCCTGCGCGTTGATTTTGACGTTGGCCACCGCGTGGATCTTGAGCGGAATCCCGCCCTTGGAGTAGGCGTTCTCTATGGAGAGGTCAAGTGGAATCGTCGTGAGGTCCATCCACGACACCTTTTCCAGCACCGGAATACGAAAGGCCCGCCCGCCGCGAATGACGCGGTAACCCACCGTATCGCCCTCCTCTGTGCGGCGGCTGCGGCCCGAGATCACCAGCACCCGGTTGGGCGGCACCACAATCAAAAACTTCTGGATGAGGACGAGCACGAGAATGATTCCCAGCAGGATCAGGGCGGCAGCCATCAGCGTTCCAGTCAGCACGAGTCTCTCCTTTGCGGAAGGTTCTTGCGAGAAAGGGACATCACGCCCGTCCGTCCCAGGCTTTCACGTCCAGCACGCCGCCCTGCACGCCGATCACGATCACGGCGTCACCGGTTCGCAGCGCGTCGTCACTGCGGGCAAGCACATGTTCGATCTGTCCCGCCACCGTGAGGGCCACCTTGCCCGGCCGGCTCGGTGCCGGGGGCACCAGCACCTTGCCCGTGCGCCCCACCAGGCGGCCCGCCGCGCCGCTCACCTCGCCACGCGTTCGCGCCAGCCGCAGGGCAAAGGCGGTAAAGCCCCCCACCGCCAACCCGGTCACAAGCGCCAGAGTCAGCCGGCCCGGCCCGGCCAGACCCATCAGGCCGCCCACCACCCCCGCGAGCCCAAAAAAGGCCGCAAAACTCACCAGCGCGCGCAGTGAGAACCAGGAGGCGAGGTCGCCCGCCTCCGGGTGGCCGACATCCACGTCGTGCCCACCCAGCAGGGACAGGGCAAGCAGTCCGCCGCCCACCAGCAGGCACAGCAGATACAGGTCCATTCCAGCAGGTCCTCCTCTCTAGAGGGTACGCCCTCGGCAGCGGAAAAGTTGCAGCACCTGAGCGTCTGAGAGGAGCGGCCAGGCCGGTTCTACGGCATCAAGCGCTCGATGCGCCAGCTCTCCCCGGCCCGAGTGTACCGAAAGCGGTCGTGCAGACGGCCCGGCCGGCCCTGCCAGAATTCCCACTCCTGCACCTGAACGCGGTAGCCGCCCCAGAAGTCGGGTTTGGGGATGGTCGTGCCCTCAGGAAACTGCGTTTGCAGGGCAGCGAACCGGGCTTCGAGCACCTCTCGGCTCCCGACCGGCGCGCTTTGCGGAGTACTCACATGGGCCGCGAGCTGGCTCTCGCGGGGGCGAGCGTGAAAGTAGGCCGTGCTTTCCTCCTCGGGCACCCGCGCGACCGGCCCGTAGGCCCGCACCTGCCGCTCGTGTTCGGCCCAGTGGAACAGCAGTTCTGCCTGCGGGTTCTGGGCCAGGTCACGGCCCTTGTGCGATTCGTAGTTCGTGTAGAAGGTCAGGCCGCGCTCGTCCGCCCCGCGCAGCAGGACGGTCCGCACGCTGGGCCGCCCCAACGCGTCGGCCGTGGCCAGGCTGAGGGCGTAGGGCTCGCGCAACCCTGCACCCAGGGCTTCCTCGAGCCAACGGTGAAACTGCCGCAGGGGATCGGGGTCGAGGTCGGCGCGGCGCAGCTCGGCGCGGGCGTAGGTGAGGCGCAGCGAGGTGAGGTCAGGCATCTCTTCTCCTGAGGAGCTGGCAGCGCGGACAAACATGCGTGCCGCGTCCTCCCAGCACCGTCTTCTGAAGAGGGGTTCCGCAGCGGGGGCAGGGGGCGCCGGCGCGGCCATAGACGTTGTGTCGCCCCTGAAAGGAGCCCCGCTCGCCGTCGTGCTGGCGGTAGTTGCCCAAGCCGTCCCCGAGAGAACTGCCCCCGGCCTCCACCGCCTCATGCATCACCGCGCGGATGGCGTGGTAGAGGCGGCCCGCCTCCTCGCGGGTCAGGTGGGTTTGGGCGGGGTGAATCCGAGCCCGCCACAGGCTCTCGTCAGCGTAGATGTTGCCCACGCCGCTCACGGGTTTCTGCGAGAGCAGCCAGGGCTTGACCGCTCCAGCTCGTGCCGCCAACCGAGCAAAGTCCTCCTCGCGGAAGTCTTCGGAGAGCGGCTCCGGCCCCATCGCCAGGAGGGTGGGCATTCCCCGGTACTCGCCCGCGGGCACCACCGCCATCTTGCCGAAGCGCCGGGGGTCGTGGAAGTAGAGGGACCCCGCGTCGGTCGTGAGAACGGCGCGGGTGTGGGGCCCCTCCTGAAGCCGAAAGCCCCCCGTCATGCCCAGGTGCACAACCAGTTCGAGGTCATGGCGCTCGTCCTCCGCCGCACCGGCTGCCGCGAGGTGCAGCATCAGGTATTTGCCGCGGCGCGAAAGGCCACGAACACGCCGCCCGTGCGCGCGGTGCGTGTCGCGGTAGCGGTGAGGGGCGTCGTGCGTGATCTCAAGGATGGTGCGCCCCATGAGGAGCGGTTCGAGCTTGCGGCGTGTGGTCTCGACCTCGGGGAGTTCCGGCACCGGTCGAGCATACCGGCGCGGGAGGCCAAACACTGCGGAAGAGGCAACTGAATTCCTTCTGCCGTATTCTCGCCGCATGCCCACGCTGCTCCTCACCGGCTTCGAGCCCTTTCACACGCACCCGGTGAATCCCAGCGCGCAGGCGGCACAAGCGCTGGACGGGCAGGCCGTGGGCCAAACGCGCGTCCAGTCGGCGCTGCTGCCCGTCGAGCCCCAGGCGGCGGCGACGCAGCTCCGGGCACTGCTGGATGAGTATCGGCCCAATGCCGTGCTGCTCACGGGCCTCGCGGCGGGCCGCCCGCAAGTGACGGTCGAGCGGGTTGCCCTCAACGTCATGGACTTTTCCATTCCCGACAACGCGGGGCAAACCTACCGCGATCACCCCGCCTGCGCAGACGCCGCAGCTCCCGCCGCCTACCTCAGCACCCTCCCCCTGCGTTCGGTCGTGGCCGGATGGCGAGCGGCGGGGATTCCGGGCCACATCAGCAACACGGCGGGCCTGTACGTGTGCAACTTCGTGCTGTACTGCGCCCTGCATCACCTGGCCATCACGGGTCACCGGCACGTTCCCTGCGGCTTCCTGCACGTGCCTGCCAATGCCGCCGTGGCTCTGGCTGTTCCAGAAGATCGCCCCGCCCTTCCCTACCTCCCGCAGGAGGAGATCACGCGGGCGGTCTGGGTGGCGGCAAAGGTTGTAGGAGACGAGCTGTAGCGGCCGGAGAAACGCCCCTCCATTCCCTACGGAAAGGGTGCCCGTCCCGCCACCCAGCCGCCCTCGGGTCCCCCGGCCCAGTGCCACTCGCCGTCTTCCTGGGGTTTCTGGGCCAAGGCGTCCAGAACCGCCGCGAGCGGCACGCGCCGGGCAAAGCGGGTGCGGGCGTGCCAGGCGGCAAGCGCCGGACCAGGGTCCACCGGACGCAGGCCGCGCAGGGCAGCCGCCGCGCGGTTCACCGCCAGATCAAAAAGCGCGGCGGGCACCGCGCCCCCCGGAGCTGTTCCGCGGGGATCGGGGGCATTCAGAAAGGGGCGTTCGGCAGGAGACACAAACCGCTCCCGTTCAGGAACGCATGCGGTGGAGTTCCACCACGTAGCGGGCGAGTTCCTGTGGGGTCGCCACCCGCCGGGCGAGCTCGACCCGGGTTTCCAGCACCCCCACATCGTAGGGGTCCACGCGCAGGAACTCGTTGGTCAGCAGGAGTGCCCGCCGCAGATCACCCTCCTCGCGGGCACGGTTCAGATGGGCGCGCAACTCCAGCGTGAGCAGCACCCGCAGCTCCTCCCGCAGCTCGTCGGCCCACTCGCTCTCTAGCCGCAGGCCCGGCAAAAAGGGACCACGGTAGAGGGCCAACGCACAGGCCAGGTCCCCCGCCCTCAGCGCCGCGCGCAGCTCCGTCACGTCGAGCTCCACGTGAACGTCTGGGCCCAGGCGATAGCGGGGCTGCTTGGCGCTGCCCTCCATCTGCAGCACTTCTGGCCCGAGGCGCTGGCGCAGCTCACGAAACACCGCTCGGAAGTAATCCCCGGCGGTCTTGGGATCGCGGTCGGGGTAGATGCTCGCTTCCAGTTCCCGGCGGCTGCGGCCCGGATGGAGGGCGAGGTAGGCGAGGGTGAGGACACTTCCTTCCAGGCTGAGGGGCACTCGTTCGCCTCCCCGCTCCACCTCCGCGCGGCCCAGCGTCAACACGCGCAGGCGCAGGGGGGTCGCCGGAGGGTCCTGCGGCCTCGGAAAGGCCAGCTTCTCCAGCACGAGCTGCGTATCAGGGGCCAGGTCCGGATCCAGCAGGGCACGCTGGACCAGATTGGGGAGTTCCTGAACATCGGGGCGGTACAGCATGCGGTCCCGAGCGCTGACGAGCACCCTCAGCGCCTCGCCCAACGTGTTGAGACTCGCCGCCGCGTCCCCCAGGGCGGCCTGGGCCTCGGCGAGATGCAGCAGCGCCCGAACCCGCAGCCCCTCTCCCAGCCCTGGGGTCTCGAGCACTCGCGTGAGGTGCTCGGCCGCCTGGGCGTGATGCTGCCGGCGCCGCAGGAGAATCCCCCGCGTGAGGATCACCGCTGGATGCGCGGCGTCCGGTGCCAGGTCAAGCAGGACTTCCAGCGCCCGCCCGTGCTCTCCCTGGCGGCTGTACAGGTCCGCGAGGCGAGTGGCCGTCCAGGTCAGCAGCTCGAAATCACGGGTCGTTTCGGCAATCCTGCGCAGATCCTGGAGGTTCTGCATGTACGCGGCCTGTTCTCCAGTCAGGTAGTGCAGCTCCGCCTCGATGGCCAGTAGATAAGCCTTAGGTGTAAGCGCCTCAGTGTCAGTCAATACCTCCCAGCCCTGCGTCAGGGTCGCCCGCGCTCCAGCGAAGTCCCCGGTCAGCACCTGCACATTGGCCAGCCCCGTCAGTGCGGACAGGCGAGCCACAGGCGTTCTGTCGGTCGGCAGAAGGCGCAGCGCCTCGCCGTAGAGGTGCCGGGCACGGGCCATATCCCCCATTTGGACCAGCATCTGCGCGACCGTCTGGGTCACGCGCCCAATCCGCTCGTCGTCCCCCAGGGCCAGATAGCCGCGCCAGGCCTGCTCGCAGCGCTCCAGGCCCCCCGCCATGTGCCCTGCCTGGAATTCCGCTGTTCCCCACCACCTGAGCGCTCGCAGCGCGAGTTCTCCCGTCAGGCCGGGGGTGATTGCCTGAAAGTGCCGAATGGCCTCCGCAAAGCGGCCCTGAAGCCGCAGCACATTGCCGTATTCGACCCGCGCTTCTGCGTCTCCCTGCTCACTGGCCCGCAGCAGGGGTAACTCTGCTTCGGGTAAAAGCCGACTCCAAAGATACGCCATCCCCAGAAGACGCCACTCCGCTGCTGTGCGGGGCGGGACAGCCGTCAGCCGCGTGATGACCATGTCATACCGTCCGGCGTCAAACTGCGCCTGAAGTTCTATGAACCGGTCCACATCGGGGGTCATCGCGTCTATGCTAGAGTAAGGCATGCCCATCAAAAAAACCGTGAAGGTTCTGGCGGTTCTGGCGGCGGTCGTCTTCTCGGTGGCACAGGCGGGTCCCCCTGACTATGGTGTTGCCGCTCCTGCCAAGCAAACTGCCAGTCAGGCCACCGACCTCCTGGCTGACCGCTGACCCAAGCCCTCTAGGACCGGGGATGCAGGCTGCACGCCGCATCTCCGGTATTGCCGTGCTCAGGTGGGGTGACGGGCATCGGCAAAAGCCTGCTGGGCGCTGAAGTCACCGCTCAGCTTCTCGTACACGCCGTCCGGGCCCAGTTCCCAGGAGCCTCGTTCGTCGGCCCATTCGGTGGCCAGCAGGCGCAGAAGATGGTCACGGTGGCCGTCGTCCAGAACAGGAGTGACCGCCTCGACGCGGCGATCGAGGTTGCGGCTCATCCAGTCAGCGCTGCCCAGGTACACCTCGGGGTCACCCGCGTTGCCAAAGGCGTAGAGACGTGCGTGCTCGAGGTAACGGCCCAGCAGGCTATGCACGCGGATCTTCTCGGAAAGGCCGGGAACGCCAGGGCGCAGGCAGCAGACGCCGCGAATGATCAGCTCGACCCGCACGCCCCCCTGCGAGGCGCGGTAGAGGGCCTCGATCATGCCGGGATCGGTGAGCTGGTTGACCTTGACCCGGACCCAGGCGTCTTCTCCTGCCCGCGCGTGCTCGATCTCGCGGTCCAGCAGCGCCTCGAAGCCGCGGCGAGCGGTGTCGGGCGCGACCAGCAGACGGCTGTAGCGGGCTTCGGCATACCCGG is from Deinococcus sp. YIM 77859 and encodes:
- a CDS encoding NfeD family protein — its product is MDLYLLCLLVGGGLLALSLLGGHDVDVGHPEAGDLASWFSLRALVSFAAFFGLAGVVGGLMGLAGPGRLTLALVTGLAVGGFTAFALRLARTRGEVSGAAGRLVGRTGKVLVPPAPSRPGKVALTVAGQIEHVLARSDDALRTGDAVIVIGVQGGVLDVKAWDGRA
- a CDS encoding DNA-formamidopyrimidine glycosylase — protein: MPELPEVETTRRKLEPLLMGRTILEITHDAPHRYRDTHRAHGRRVRGLSRRGKYLMLHLAAAGAAEDERHDLELVVHLGMTGGFRLQEGPHTRAVLTTDAGSLYFHDPRRFGKMAVVPAGEYRGMPTLLAMGPEPLSEDFREEDFARLAARAGAVKPWLLSQKPVSGVGNIYADESLWRARIHPAQTHLTREEAGRLYHAIRAVMHEAVEAGGSSLGDGLGNYRQHDGERGSFQGRHNVYGRAGAPCPRCGTPLQKTVLGGRGTHVCPRCQLLRRRDA
- a CDS encoding organic hydroperoxide resistance protein, whose product is MSNLYTAEVTATGGRAGAVKSSDGRLELSLSVPAELGGEGGPGTNPEELFAAGYAACFLGALGVVARRQKIELDPASTMTARVGLRKSGLAFALDVELEGRFPGLSRAEAEALMHAAHQVCPYSVATRDNVPVRLKVAD
- a CDS encoding flotillin family protein, with translation MLTGTLMAAALILLGIILVLVLIQKFLIVVPPNRVLVISGRSRRTEEGDTVGYRVIRGGRAFRIPVLEKVSWMDLTTIPLDLSIENAYSKGGIPLKIHAVANVKINAQEPQLSNAIERFLDVPRESVTNIVRDTLEGNLRGVVATLTPEEINEDRLRFAEALIEEAEHDMNNLGIKLDTLKIQNVSDVGGYLNAIGRRKAAEVLKEARIAEAERNAEAAQAEAQALQRSQVAQAISQQAILEEQNKLEVRRTELNAIQLSRQNEAAVESELAKVRATQNFEQEQAALQAALRQRRAQAEREARMVEAQQNAEAAEVEAQARQRATIAQTTAQQAILERENELRVRKAELEALAAARENEAKVAAERARVVAEQELEQERVLLNQKRLEADVVAPARAKREAELLAAQAAAAPIIEEGRAKAEAVRLMVEAFRQAGPEGERAYVLNMLPGIVEAFAKSVQEMQIDKLTVIDSGNGQATRSAVQTLPANIIGMVEQVENATGVNLLSLLQTTGKPKGNGASAVQPAPPVPAKTDA
- the pdxH gene encoding pyridoxamine 5'-phosphate oxidase, whose protein sequence is MPDLTSLRLTYARAELRRADLDPDPLRQFHRWLEEALGAGLREPYALSLATADALGRPSVRTVLLRGADERGLTFYTNYESHKGRDLAQNPQAELLFHWAEHERQVRAYGPVARVPEEESTAYFHARPRESQLAAHVSTPQSAPVGSREVLEARFAALQTQFPEGTTIPKPDFWGGYRVQVQEWEFWQGRPGRLHDRFRYTRAGESWRIERLMP
- a CDS encoding SARP family transcriptional regulator, which produces MTPDVDRFIELQAQFDAGRYDMVITRLTAVPPRTAAEWRLLGMAYLWSRLLPEAELPLLRASEQGDAEARVEYGNVLRLQGRFAEAIRHFQAITPGLTGELALRALRWWGTAEFQAGHMAGGLERCEQAWRGYLALGDDERIGRVTQTVAQMLVQMGDMARARHLYGEALRLLPTDRTPVARLSALTGLANVQVLTGDFAGARATLTQGWEVLTDTEALTPKAYLLAIEAELHYLTGEQAAYMQNLQDLRRIAETTRDFELLTWTATRLADLYSRQGEHGRALEVLLDLAPDAAHPAVILTRGILLRRRQHHAQAAEHLTRVLETPGLGEGLRVRALLHLAEAQAALGDAAASLNTLGEALRVLVSARDRMLYRPDVQELPNLVQRALLDPDLAPDTQLVLEKLAFPRPQDPPATPLRLRVLTLGRAEVERGGERVPLSLEGSVLTLAYLALHPGRSRRELEASIYPDRDPKTAGDYFRAVFRELRQRLGPEVLQMEGSAKQPRYRLGPDVHVELDVTELRAALRAGDLACALALYRGPFLPGLRLESEWADELREELRVLLTLELRAHLNRAREEGDLRRALLLTNEFLRVDPYDVGVLETRVELARRVATPQELARYVVELHRMRS
- a CDS encoding pyroglutamyl-peptidase I, whose amino-acid sequence is MPTLLLTGFEPFHTHPVNPSAQAAQALDGQAVGQTRVQSALLPVEPQAAATQLRALLDEYRPNAVLLTGLAAGRPQVTVERVALNVMDFSIPDNAGQTYRDHPACADAAAPAAYLSTLPLRSVVAGWRAAGIPGHISNTAGLYVCNFVLYCALHHLAITGHRHVPCGFLHVPANAAVALAVPEDRPALPYLPQEEITRAVWVAAKVVGDEL
- the mqnB gene encoding futalosine hydrolase encodes the protein MNVLIVVATAGEAAGLADLPARVVVSGVGPVAAALATWQALARESFDLAVSAGIGGAYPGSGLQAGDLAVSSVMVQADLGAWDGENFLDLAALGLSVLPGAAHTGTFAVWDGAAQLAAALGAACGPTLTLGTVTGTAERAAELARRYPGALTEGMEGAGVAHAALLAGVPVLELRGVSNPVGPRDRRAWRIPEALAATRRGLAGLLEGV